The Alphaproteobacteria bacterium DNA segment CGACCGCCTTAAGCGGCGCTTGCGCCACGCCGTCGCAAAAACGCATGGACCATTCCTGGCCCTGACGCCAAATGCGCAGGTCCAAGGTGGAGGACAAGGCGTTGACCACCGACACGCCCACCCCGTGCAAGCCACCCGAAACCTTATAGGCGTTCTGATTAAACTTGCCGCCCGCATGCAGCTGGGTCATCACGACTTCCGCCGCCGACACGCCTTCTTCTGAATGGATATCCACCGGAATGCCGCGCCCCTGGTCCGAGACGCTGGCCGAGCCATCGGCATGCAAGATCACATGCACGCATTTGCCGTGACCGCCCAAGGCTTCGTCGATGGAATTATCCACCACCTCATAGACCATATGATGCAGGCCCGAGCCGTCATCGGTATCCCCGATATACATGCCCGGTCGCTTGCGGACGGCATCAAGGCCGCGCAGAACCTTGATCGATTCCGCGCCATAGGAATCCGGCAGCGAGTCGATGATCGTCGGCTCGGTTTCGGCGTGTTCTGCAAGATGTGCGTTCATGCTTGGCACCCTAGCAGATCGCAGGAAAAATGGGGGAATTTTTCCTTCCCGGCGCAACGAAAAAAACATTCATTATCAATTCGTTGGGTTCCCATAAATCGCGCAATGACGATCTATTCCATCTCCATCGCCGCGCGCGTCAGATTTTGTCCCAGTCGAAGGGCTGTTTCCGTCTCGACCACGGGCCCCAAGCATAGCTGCAAAACGGCATCCGAACCAGGCAAAGGGGCCACACCATACGCCACGCCGCTTGCGGCCAGGACATCCAGCAGACACGCGCGCCAGGCTTTTTTCTCATCCCGTGTCAGGCTTTGCGCGGGACCTGCAGGCTTCAGGCACAAGCGACCGGGCGAAAGCCATTCTTCGCGTTCGGGCACGGGGGCCAAGACCGGGCAGGATTCCAGGCCATCCAACACCGCTTGGGTATTGGCCCGGGTTCTTTCCATCAAGGCCGCCGCGCCGCCGACCGACTCCGCCCAAATCAAAGCATCCAGGCCGTCGGCAAAATCAATATCGGAAAGCGACCAGGCCGTGCCCAAATCCGAGGCTTCCAATGCCAGCACCGCCGGAATCGGCCAGGTCGGTTGATACTGGGCCAGACGATCCATGGCCTGGGGCGACAATGCCACCAAGCCCAAACCCGGCGCGGCCCCGAGGCCCGAGAACAGCCCCAAGGCCACTGCGTCGAATTGCCTCCAGGGCAAAGGCTGGGTAAAGGCGGCCGCGCTGGCATCGCACAGCACCAAACCGGCGCGGTCACGCAACACCCACGAGGCATCGGGCACGCGCACACCCGCCCCCGGCGCGCACCATGTCAGCACAATGTCGTGATGCGCGAAGCTGCGCGTCAGATCGGGCAGGCCGCCATCGGCGGCCATGAAGCAGCGAGTCTCGGGCACCTGCAATTGGCGGGTCACCGTCTCCATCCAGCCGCGCCCCACGACATCCCAGGCAAAGACATCCACCGGCTGCGGCCCCAACATAGACCATAAGACGGACTCGAACGCGCCCGTCTCGCCCGCCGTCTTGGCCATCAACACATAATCGTCAGGCAACGCCAATAAATGGCGGCAGCGATCGAGCATTTCGTTCATATCGGCCACCGCCGCGCCTTCGGTCAGGCGCGCCAAACCGGCCAGGCTCCAGCCCGGCCGCTTGCGCCCCGGCCCGAACCAGCAGGCATTCGAATCATGTTCCGTTGCAATCGCCATCACCTTGCTTGAAAGCACGACCATCACGAGCGGTCAAGACATCTGCGCCCTAGACACTGTGAACAAGGCTGTTGTTTGGATGAAGAGTCTGCGATTCAACACCAGCGTAAACGACAGGTGATGGATGCCGCCTGCGCGAGCATGACTAAGTTGAGAGGGTCGTTTTCATATGAACACGGCACGTTTTGTTGCGGCCCTACTCCACCACTTCCTTGGAATAGGCACCCCAAAAAGACGTTTTGGGCAGCCAGCCGCATGTGCCGTCGAAACAGGCGCGGCACCAAGCGGGTTGACATTTCTCGAGACGGCCAACGGCACCCGGCTCGATCCAGGCTTCAAGACCTGCGCCGGATTCGGGCTTAGCCACCAAGGCACGGCGTTCCTTGCCGGTCACCACAAGACTGCGCTTGCCAGAAAGCATATTGCGCTGAACCCATCCGGTTGCGCCCTCTATGTCGCGCACCTGCCGCCATGTATCGAACTCGGCTACGATCTCGACCGGCAAGCCCTGACGTTTGAACACCCAGGCGATGGGATAACGTGTTCCAGGTCCCGCGCGGAAATTGACATGATCCGAGCGCAGCGCGGCAAAGCGCGGCAACGGTAACCCCGATCCTTTGCGCGCGGCGGGAATGGCCACTCCAGCTTTGGTTTGCTTGGGAGCGGCAGCGACAGGCGTATCCTCCTCCTCGCTTGCATCCTCCGCCATCGGTCCGGCCAAGGCCGCGGTCACGCCCGCGCCAATCAGCAAAAAAACGAAGATCGCCACGCCCAACCCATAGCGGCGTATATCCCTTAGGCCGACCATCACGCCCCCGGCTTACGGTCGGCGCGGCGATGCCTGGGGACCGTTTCTTCTTCCAGGTGCCGCGCTTCGTCAGCCAACAGAATGGGGATGCCGTCGCGGATCGGATAGGCTAGCCCTGCCTTGTCGCTTATCAGTTCTTGAAGCTCTTGGTCATAGCGCAAACGGCCGCGCGTGACCGGGCAGACCAGCATCTCCAGCAATTTCGGATCAAGAGCATTGTCCATCACATCTCTCCTTACCACGAACAATCGGCCTTAATGCACAGGCGGATCGCCGTGAGGGTCCAGCGTGGCCATGCGCAGCAGGACCGTCATCAGGTCGGACCGTTCTTCCAGCGTGCGCGCCTCCAACAAGGCCTGCTTTTCGCCCGAGCTAAACGGACACACCATCGTCAACGAGCTCACAAGACGTTCGACAGGGGCCTGTGACATGGCCTCCCAATCCGCCTCGACCCGTCCAATTTTTAGATAGCCGCGCAGGGCCTGAAGCAAGGCGGCGCGGTCCACCGATTCCGCCGTTTCAGGCGATTCCTGGCCCATATCATGCAAGAAATCATCCCATGACGGGCGTATGCGGCGATAGCCGCGATCCTCTGTCAATTCCTCAGCCACATGGAAACGACACTGACCGGCCAAAGTAATCAGAAAGCGCCCGTCTTCGGTTTCCGAAAAAGCGGTGATGCGCCCGGCGCAACCGGTGCCGTACAAGCGCGGCACCAAAATGTCTGTGGCGGTTTCCATGGGCTGAATCATGCCGATCATGCGATACTCGCGCAAGGCATCCTCGACCATGGCCAGATAGCGCGGCTCGAAAATGTTCAAGGGCAAGCGTCCGCCCGGCAGCAGAACCACGCCATCCACCGGAAACACAGGCAGGCTATCGGGCAATGCCTGGGAAGACGCTGACGGATGGGATCGGGCGGCAGGTTTGGCGGTCGTCATGGTCA contains these protein-coding regions:
- a CDS encoding Trm112 family protein, with translation MDNALDPKLLEMLVCPVTRGRLRYDQELQELISDKAGLAYPIRDGIPILLADEARHLEEETVPRHRRADRKPGA
- a CDS encoding LON peptidase substrate-binding domain-containing protein, translating into MTTAKPAARSHPSASSQALPDSLPVFPVDGVVLLPGGRLPLNIFEPRYLAMVEDALREYRMIGMIQPMETATDILVPRLYGTGCAGRITAFSETEDGRFLITLAGQCRFHVAEELTEDRGYRRIRPSWDDFLHDMGQESPETAESVDRAALLQALRGYLKIGRVEADWEAMSQAPVERLVSSLTMVCPFSSGEKQALLEARTLEERSDLMTVLLRMATLDPHGDPPVH